A single genomic interval of Blastopirellula marina harbors:
- a CDS encoding arylsulfatase, whose translation MFCAHQALAGDRPNFLVIIADDMGYSDAGCYGGEIETPNLDQLAAGGLRFTQFYNTARCWPTRSALVTGYYPQQIRRDGLPGAPKDFGGRGKRPEWAKTIADYLKSAGYRTYHSGKWHIDGEPTKHGFDRSDQTTRGPGFFETIKKKTRDPEYYETIHTADFAIDCLKDHAANFSDKPFFAYVAFRAPHFPLHALPEDIARYRDRYTQGWDVLRKQRHQRQQELGLNAADLSATEPNVGPPYAFPEHIKQLGSGEVNRPLPWDELTPDQQQFQAAKMAIHAAMIDRMDRSIGRICDQLNAMDEMDNTFICFLSDNGASAEIMVRGDGHDPAAAMGSAETYLCLGPGFSSAANTPFRRHKTWVHEGGISTPFIVHWPKGIKAKSEWRSTVGHVIDIAPTILDLADIKVEQSQGPPMSGKSLKPAFSSDGVVVHDELWFYHEGNRALRQGNWKIVFADDSNAGRRGVDKEDATDVTWCLYDLSTDRAEQHDLSEAEPERVKAMATRWDKLRSQFLSQATQN comes from the coding sequence ATGTTTTGTGCTCATCAAGCGCTGGCAGGCGATCGCCCTAATTTTCTGGTCATCATTGCGGATGATATGGGATACTCAGATGCTGGTTGCTATGGCGGCGAGATCGAGACTCCGAATTTAGATCAACTTGCCGCGGGCGGGCTTCGCTTCACTCAGTTTTATAACACGGCTCGCTGTTGGCCAACGCGATCAGCATTGGTTACCGGCTACTATCCACAGCAAATCAGACGCGACGGGTTGCCAGGTGCCCCGAAGGATTTTGGCGGGCGAGGTAAGCGTCCGGAGTGGGCTAAGACGATTGCCGATTATCTGAAGTCGGCAGGCTACCGCACTTATCACTCGGGGAAATGGCATATCGACGGTGAACCTACGAAGCATGGGTTTGACCGCTCTGATCAGACAACACGAGGTCCTGGGTTCTTTGAAACGATTAAAAAGAAGACGCGTGACCCAGAGTACTACGAAACCATTCATACGGCAGACTTCGCTATTGATTGCTTAAAGGATCATGCGGCGAACTTCTCTGATAAGCCATTTTTCGCCTACGTGGCTTTTCGTGCTCCTCATTTTCCGCTTCACGCTTTGCCTGAAGACATTGCCCGCTATCGCGACCGATACACACAAGGTTGGGATGTCTTGCGTAAGCAGCGTCACCAGCGACAACAGGAGCTAGGGCTGAATGCCGCCGATTTGTCGGCAACAGAACCCAATGTGGGTCCACCTTATGCGTTTCCTGAACACATCAAGCAACTTGGTTCTGGGGAAGTCAATCGTCCTTTGCCATGGGATGAATTGACTCCTGATCAGCAGCAGTTCCAAGCTGCAAAGATGGCGATTCATGCCGCGATGATCGACCGCATGGACCGTTCCATCGGTCGCATTTGCGACCAATTGAACGCTATGGACGAAATGGACAATACTTTCATTTGCTTTCTCTCCGATAACGGGGCAAGCGCGGAGATTATGGTCCGAGGTGACGGCCATGATCCCGCTGCGGCGATGGGTTCGGCCGAGACATATCTGTGCTTGGGCCCAGGCTTCTCGAGTGCAGCTAACACTCCATTTCGCCGTCATAAGACTTGGGTTCACGAAGGAGGAATCTCGACACCATTCATTGTTCACTGGCCTAAGGGGATCAAGGCAAAGAGTGAATGGCGTTCGACTGTTGGACACGTGATTGACATCGCTCCTACCATCCTCGACCTCGCCGACATCAAGGTCGAACAATCACAAGGTCCCCCGATGAGTGGGAAGAGCCTGAAGCCAGCTTTCAGCTCGGACGGGGTTGTTGTTCATGATGAACTGTGGTTCTACCACGAAGGCAACCGGGCTTTACGGCAGGGGAACTGGAAGATTGTATTCGCCGACGATTCAAATGCGGGAAGGCGGGGAGTCGACAAGGAAGATGCCACCGATGTCACGTGGTGTTTGTATGACCTTTCGACGGATCGGGCCGAGCAACATGACCTGTCAGAAGCGGAGCCTGAGCGAGTCAAAGCGATGGCAACCCGTTGGGACAAGCTGAGAAGCCAGTTCTTAAGTCAGGCAACGCAGAACTAA
- a CDS encoding SGNH/GDSL hydrolase family protein has product MLRTYVLALLVSGLATSVATAAEPAAHIQLSGDWAVQVNVAAGENAPKVSALVAVDRPELFTVTAERHESLPIYDPAGPQYRRGARLTALISESLTAPDLLDPASVVVRSGPNKTDETYVRGRDYEFEDRWGGIGRIAGGRIAEGSPVFISYQHYLSRIDSIVLTSAGTLEYRAGKPAAETPMAPQVTASERRLANVWIPGQIKQLTKNNLFPIMETAYPEPAMTTLSQAEQKIPRALAKLRSGEPLRILAWGDSVTEGAYLAHPEREHWQQQFVARLRQRFPQAKIELVTEAWGGRTTGSYLAVPPGQPHNYQETVLNAKPDLIISEFVNDAGLNPEMVEDRYGKLLADFQEIGAEWIILTPHYVRPDWMGLDRQNDIDQDPRPYVKGLREFAARHPVALADASLRYGRLWRQGIPYNTLMVNCINHPGPEGLSIFADALMELFPQK; this is encoded by the coding sequence GTGCTTCGTACCTATGTGTTGGCGCTATTAGTCAGTGGATTGGCGACGTCCGTTGCTACAGCCGCCGAGCCTGCGGCCCACATTCAATTGAGCGGAGACTGGGCAGTACAGGTCAACGTCGCTGCCGGGGAGAACGCTCCGAAAGTCTCGGCGTTGGTGGCGGTAGATCGGCCAGAACTATTTACGGTAACGGCCGAACGTCATGAAAGTTTGCCAATCTACGATCCGGCGGGGCCACAGTATCGTCGCGGGGCTCGCTTAACGGCGCTGATCTCCGAATCGCTAACGGCACCAGACTTATTGGATCCGGCAAGCGTAGTCGTTCGGAGCGGCCCTAATAAGACAGACGAGACATATGTCCGTGGCCGCGATTATGAATTTGAAGATCGTTGGGGAGGGATCGGTCGCATCGCCGGTGGGCGAATAGCCGAGGGAAGCCCGGTATTTATCAGTTACCAACATTACCTCTCGCGAATCGACTCGATTGTGTTGACCAGCGCGGGAACACTCGAATATCGAGCCGGCAAACCGGCCGCCGAGACACCGATGGCTCCGCAGGTTACTGCGTCGGAACGCCGTTTGGCAAACGTGTGGATACCGGGCCAAATCAAACAGCTGACCAAGAATAATCTGTTTCCCATTATGGAAACCGCTTATCCCGAGCCGGCAATGACCACTCTTTCGCAGGCGGAGCAGAAGATTCCTCGCGCACTAGCCAAATTGCGATCCGGCGAGCCGCTGCGAATATTGGCTTGGGGAGACAGCGTAACCGAAGGTGCCTACCTGGCCCACCCAGAGCGAGAGCACTGGCAGCAGCAATTTGTCGCACGACTGCGGCAGCGATTTCCCCAAGCCAAAATTGAACTGGTGACCGAAGCTTGGGGCGGCCGGACAACCGGTTCCTACCTGGCAGTTCCACCGGGTCAGCCTCACAACTATCAAGAAACCGTTTTAAATGCCAAGCCGGACCTGATCATTAGCGAGTTTGTCAACGACGCCGGTCTGAACCCCGAGATGGTAGAAGATCGCTATGGCAAATTATTGGCCGACTTTCAAGAAATTGGTGCTGAGTGGATCATTCTAACGCCCCACTATGTAAGGCCCGACTGGATGGGATTGGATCGTCAGAATGACATCGATCAAGACCCGCGTCCCTACGTGAAGGGGCTGCGTGAATTCGCGGCCAGACATCCGGTAGCACTCGCCGATGCGTCCCTTCGCTATGGAAGACTTTGGCGACAAGGGATCCCATACAACACGCTTATGGTGAACTGTATTAATCATCCAGGGCCGGAGGGGCTCAGCATCTTCGCCGATGCGCTCATGGAGCTTTTTCCGCAGAAGTAA
- a CDS encoding DUF6666 family protein: MVSAGQDLADAWPDDCLFVAGNCEVYQSSHCSSWYDGLEIFAGLDGSKQPQDFGVNAQFGGRIHANWGIPVWEDSGVGFQIGTAVSQTDHAVSVTEALEGSSSRTQSFITAGIFQRSPSGWNMGVVYDHLYQDDYDVVTLGQVRGILSYELGTNDELGFVGMLPVMGSDATWGMTSVNLRPLGQGRLFWRHWWESGVQTTFWLGGSEPHHQNNAALGSSPATGEVFVYGADFQAPLNNYLALYGEANFITPADTGTVDAYLGIAFYPGGGAYRWQRRQATALLPVAGNPSFSVDLR, encoded by the coding sequence ATGGTTAGTGCCGGCCAAGACCTTGCCGATGCATGGCCTGACGACTGTCTCTTCGTGGCCGGGAATTGTGAAGTTTACCAATCGTCACATTGCTCTTCATGGTATGACGGATTGGAGATTTTCGCTGGGCTCGACGGATCTAAGCAGCCACAAGATTTCGGCGTTAATGCGCAGTTTGGCGGACGAATTCATGCCAATTGGGGAATCCCAGTATGGGAAGACTCAGGTGTCGGCTTCCAAATCGGAACAGCAGTGTCCCAGACCGATCATGCCGTTTCGGTTACTGAAGCACTCGAAGGTTCGTCGAGTCGCACCCAAAGCTTCATCACCGCTGGGATCTTTCAAAGAAGTCCATCCGGTTGGAACATGGGTGTGGTCTACGATCATCTCTACCAAGATGACTACGATGTAGTAACGCTTGGACAGGTTCGTGGGATACTCAGCTATGAACTAGGGACAAATGACGAGCTTGGCTTTGTTGGAATGTTGCCGGTCATGGGTTCTGACGCGACCTGGGGGATGACGTCTGTTAACTTGCGGCCGTTGGGACAAGGTCGCCTTTTTTGGCGACATTGGTGGGAGTCAGGCGTTCAAACAACGTTTTGGCTGGGTGGTTCGGAACCGCACCATCAAAACAATGCAGCCCTTGGAAGCAGTCCTGCTACCGGAGAAGTCTTCGTTTACGGTGCTGACTTTCAAGCCCCCTTAAACAATTACCTGGCCCTGTATGGCGAGGCCAACTTCATCACCCCCGCCGACACCGGCACCGTCGATGCCTATCTTGGCATCGCATTCTACCCAGGGGGTGGCGCTTATCGTTGGCAGCGTCGTCAGGCGACGGCTCTATTGCCGGTGGCAGGCAACCCTTCGTTCTCGGTAGACCTCAGGTAA
- a CDS encoding S9 family peptidase, whose amino-acid sequence MKNTFIATFAFILVAFSMQSNFVSSAADAAETPLLDRELFFGNPQISGGQLSPDGKFISFMKPYQGIMNVWVKEFAEPFEKARPLTDSKRPLYGYTWTEDGKYILFVKDSGGDENMNLFAVDPRAKPEEGKETPSSRNLTPMEDVTARIMHASQNNPDLLWVGLNDRDKAWHDLYQLEISTGKLTLIYQNKERITGYDFDWDDNLRLLSRTDPAGNTTLLRKEGDDLVPIYETLVTENAGVSGWDAKNENFYLVTNKGDLDLMTLFKMNPETKEQELLESDPDKSVDFGGLQLDRNTREIISTSYTDEKTRYYWRNKTWEANYKFLQEQFPGREIAFQSSTKDYSKFLIAVHGDKYAAEAWYFDAKTRELIYQYTPRPELKEVEKYLAPMTSIRYTSSDGLEIPAYLTLPTGVEPKNLPLIVLVHGGPKGPRDSWGYNAQVQFLANRGYAVLQPNFRASGGYGKKFLNAGDMQWGKLMQDDITWGVKHLIKEGIADKDRVAIMGGSYGGYATLAGLAFTPELYACGVDIVGPSNIFTLLDSIPPYWEAGRAFLYGMVGDPATEEGKQRIREASPLFSADKISRPLLIVQGANDPRVKQAEADQIAIALRDRGHEVSYLLADDEGHGFANPVNRMAMYAAIEAFLADQIGGRFQAEMPADVAKRLEELRVDVTKLTYEAGEK is encoded by the coding sequence ATGAAGAACACATTCATCGCCACGTTCGCGTTTATTCTGGTGGCCTTCAGCATGCAATCAAACTTTGTCAGCTCTGCGGCGGATGCGGCCGAAACGCCGTTATTGGATCGGGAACTCTTTTTTGGGAACCCGCAGATTTCTGGCGGTCAATTGAGTCCCGACGGTAAGTTCATCTCGTTTATGAAACCTTATCAGGGAATCATGAATGTGTGGGTCAAGGAGTTCGCGGAGCCATTCGAGAAGGCTCGCCCACTGACCGATAGCAAGCGCCCTTTGTACGGGTATACGTGGACCGAAGATGGCAAGTACATCCTGTTCGTGAAAGACTCTGGTGGCGACGAGAATATGAATCTGTTCGCCGTCGATCCTCGTGCGAAACCGGAGGAGGGCAAAGAGACCCCAAGCTCGCGCAATCTGACGCCGATGGAAGATGTCACCGCGCGAATCATGCACGCTAGTCAGAATAATCCCGACCTCCTGTGGGTGGGCTTGAATGACCGAGACAAGGCTTGGCACGATCTTTATCAACTTGAGATTTCAACCGGCAAGTTGACGTTGATCTATCAAAACAAGGAACGCATCACCGGTTACGATTTCGACTGGGACGACAACCTTCGCCTGCTCAGTCGAACTGACCCAGCAGGCAACACGACGTTGCTGCGAAAAGAGGGTGACGACCTGGTACCGATTTACGAGACTCTTGTCACGGAGAATGCAGGCGTAAGTGGTTGGGATGCCAAGAACGAGAACTTTTACCTGGTCACCAACAAAGGTGATCTCGACCTGATGACTTTGTTCAAGATGAATCCTGAAACGAAGGAACAGGAACTGTTGGAAAGCGATCCTGATAAGTCCGTTGACTTCGGCGGATTACAGTTGGACCGCAACACCCGCGAGATCATCTCCACTTCGTACACTGATGAGAAGACTCGCTATTACTGGCGAAACAAAACGTGGGAAGCCAACTACAAGTTTCTGCAGGAGCAATTTCCCGGGCGTGAAATTGCTTTCCAGAGTTCGACCAAAGACTACAGCAAATTCTTGATCGCGGTACATGGCGACAAATATGCTGCTGAAGCTTGGTACTTCGACGCGAAAACGCGTGAACTCATTTATCAATACACACCGCGTCCCGAACTCAAAGAGGTGGAAAAGTACCTCGCACCGATGACTTCGATTCGCTACACCAGCAGCGATGGATTGGAGATCCCGGCCTATCTGACACTTCCCACTGGCGTAGAACCGAAGAATTTACCACTTATTGTGCTGGTACACGGCGGGCCAAAAGGGCCTCGCGATTCCTGGGGATACAACGCGCAGGTTCAGTTTCTCGCCAACCGTGGTTACGCTGTATTGCAGCCGAACTTTCGTGCCAGCGGCGGTTACGGCAAGAAGTTTCTCAATGCGGGTGACATGCAATGGGGGAAACTGATGCAAGATGACATCACCTGGGGTGTGAAACACTTGATCAAGGAAGGCATCGCGGATAAGGACCGCGTGGCCATCATGGGTGGCAGCTACGGCGGGTACGCCACGTTAGCGGGTCTCGCGTTCACGCCTGAGCTTTATGCGTGTGGTGTCGACATCGTAGGACCGAGCAATATCTTCACGTTGCTCGATTCGATTCCTCCCTACTGGGAGGCCGGGCGTGCTTTCCTATATGGCATGGTCGGAGACCCTGCCACCGAAGAGGGAAAACAGCGAATCAGAGAAGCAAGTCCGCTCTTCAGTGCCGATAAGATTTCAAGGCCACTATTAATTGTCCAGGGTGCAAACGATCCGAGAGTGAAACAGGCTGAAGCTGATCAGATTGCCATTGCACTTCGCGATCGAGGCCATGAGGTCAGCTACTTGTTAGCGGATGATGAGGGGCATGGCTTCGCAAATCCTGTTAACCGCATGGCGATGTATGCTGCGATTGAGGCCTTCTTGGCCGATCAAATCGGCGGGCGATTTCAAGCCGAGATGCCGGCTGATGTTGCAAAACGACTCGAAGAACTTCGTGTCGACGTGACGAAGTTGACGTATGAAGCTGGCGAGAAATGA